TGATCTGAAGTTTTCACTTATGAGAAACTATATCCTCTTCAATGATCTTTAGCAACTCTGATCCTGATTCATTGTTGTAGAAAAATAAGTAGAAAACCACCAATGAAACAACAAAATCTTTTTGAAAACGTCATTATAAATGAATGCGCTGGATTCAGTATAAGTTAGGTTATGTCGACAGTATCTGTGACAATGTCGATCACCACAGAAAATAATATTGACTTGTCTCTCAGTtcataaaacaagcaaaaatcttGTATTGTAAtacacttacaatggaagtctatggaagccatttctgccactaaatacaaattctaattcagacttttttcctcgcaattgcaagtttccATATTAACAACTGCAACTTTACACTTTGCCATTTTGACATCATAACACAATTGCGACTTTACATcacacagttctgactttttaactcacaattGTTTATTATAACCTCACaattttgagggaaaaaaaatggcATTACAAATATACACTATTTCTCAACATAATTGTAAGTAATTTGAATTACTccaaaaacttttttgttgttgcatatgATATTTAAACTCTAGAGAATGTCTTTCCCTTTAGTGTTGTACATTAGTGTaaacacacattttgtttgttttcacaacCTGTCAAACTTGAAATTATTTTCTATGGTGGTGCATTCTGGGATGGCAATAGTCAGCTTTGCTAAACTAAGAATTTGTGAACTGAATCTGCAACTAATAATGTGTACAGACTGGTTATGACATAAATTAGCACCTCATAACATACTATACAATCCCTTGTGTGAGTTAAGGCTTATAAGTGAAAGTAGCTGTCTAATACGCACTGTTATCCTTAAATCTGCGGTTGCAAAAATAATTACCATGTCTACATGATTTGCAATATAACCGAGCCATTTATTCGTTTTAATTATGTTTGAAGCGCTGTTGCATTTGTCATGCTTAATTAAAATAATCTACTGTAACTGTAATACTTTAGCACACAGGTGGTGCCGTAAATCATTAGCTCAggtgttttaaaacaaattttcaacacagaaaaatcatttaaacactggagagtttttttttcttttcaacaaaAGCCTCTTGAGGGTGTTTAAATGTTTGGCTCCTTCCTTTGTGTTCACGTTATTAAAGTCCGTGTCCTGTAAATCAATTCCCTAACTGAATTACGCAGTGTCTTATTTTATTACGCAGGCATCTGGTCATCTCGTCTTCATAGTAACAACTTCGCGACAGATTTTTGACACCCACCATTGTACTGCACTTGCACATCATTGGCTGCGCTTGTACACAGCTTGTCTTGTTATTGTCACTAGAGGAATAGGATGTCTTTCCCAACATTTCTGAAGggttgcattctgggaaattcCAGACTGCAACAGATGACCAAAAGCGAGACTGCTGAGGAACTTGACAAGCGTCAAATACTCGAAAAAGCAAGAGACTGTAACAAGACAGATATTTTCTTGCGCTCGGAGACTAGACACAATAACTTAAAATTAACGAATTCTGAGTAATATCAACTCTCCCAATTTCCCATCGTTTTCTGTCCTTGGAGTTTTTGCACCACAAGCTTTTTGGCCTTGATTCTCCGCAAAGGAAAACAATTGTGTGCGCTTTTGAGTTGCACCTGATCCCAGATCTCCTTTGTGCACCCAGAGGACATGTTGCATCATACCTCATATCCTACACCAGAGGTCTTATGATCCTCCCAAACTCCATCATACTAGCTGGAAGTTTCAGTATGTCACACCACGGGCTGGTCTTACATCAGCTAGATAGCAGACAAACAGCCGGAGTAGGAGGAATGCTAGATCAGCAAATCCAGCTGACGGCCTTCTTTCCTGTGTAGTTCTCCCAGCATCCCTAATTAAGGTGTGAAAAGGAAAACGAGAGAAAAATGTCAACTAGGAGGGTTTAGACTATGAATAATacaggaaataaaaaggaaagTCGACAAACGTGATACTCACCTCAAATCAGCTTTTATACTGTGTAATGTTTCATTGTGGCACAACTAATATGGATCCATCAGTACTAAAGGTCAGTTTGTCTAATATTCGTACCAGCACCACGATGCATGACGTTCAAAGAGCAAATTGTAGATTGTTTGGATTTTAGATAATAGACAAACAATACAACATGTCAGGAAATGCAAGAACTTTGGGTCTATCATGAATTGTGTAATGCAAAGTCCATTTACCTCTGCATCCATTACCTCTAAATTTGTTTAGACTCAGTAATGACTATATTAAGAACAACTTCAGATAGCAATGAACTAGTATGTCAGCAATATTTATCATGCATTGATTTATTAAGTACATAACAACTAGGCAAGTGACCTTCCTTAGCGTTGACATTTCTACATTATGTTTGTTTAACTTTTATGATTCTTCATAACCAGACAACATGGAAAGTCATGTAAAAGATTTGATGTACAGTATCATGTTTTGATGTCAAAACCAgacaaaaatgtatgtaaaaattaAAGAATCAATCTTGTGCACATGgctgtttacattttgtttatactTCACGCATGCCATTTTATCCGTGTAAAGATCTTTAACAGTTTAATCGATGTTTCGGTGCGTTAAAACTAGACAAAAACGTAAATGTAATTTCATCACATGCTTTTGATTACACTTCATGAAAAcaattgattctttttttttagttaagaGCATAAATATTTGAATCAAAACCTGATTACAGTGTCTGTGTATTTTGTGGTGTTAAATGCAGACATGTAATTTAGTCTTGTGtgcatgttttccattttgtttccatgttatattcacattttataaGTGTAAAGTTCAAAGTTATAATAATATCTAATGATTTTTGTCTTCTGTGCATGTTtacttttttgtgttattttacatgaatcattataacaattaataattcaagcaaaataatttttttgaactTCAAAACCTGATCAAATCTTCAGTGTAAATTTGTTTTGCCTTCAATTGTGCATGTCGGTTATCATTTTTCATTAACAGTTTAAGCAAAACCTGATTTAAGTGCACTTCATCACCAGACAAAAACTTCAAACTATAGATTCTACAAGACTTTAGCATGAAATACTATGCATTCAGTTTGGTTGACTCCAAATTTTAAGACAAATAAagctagattaattttttttaaccaagtaaaagattttaaaagatcTCGTAGTGGTTTATCTTTATACCTTGAAAATCTCTAGAGCATTACAATTCCATctcagtaattttattttgacagaatgCCTGAGACAGGAATCAACAAACCAATATTTCAGTTTCTAAGGCTTGTTTTCTAACGGTATAGCGTCAGGGTTATTAACCAGTGTCTGAAGCTTAAATTAGAGATGTCCATCATTAAGTGCAGCCCAAGCAGCGACTCACCAGTACAAACTGGAAAAATGCACTGCAGGTGCCTGGCTCTTTCAGATGTTGCCAGGTCTTAATATAATACGCCTGCTCCCTTTGTGGACCTCAGCAGCAGCTGTGCACGCCAACACAGGCCAATGTTTGCGGAGCACGATAAGGCAAGTACACTAAGTACAGCCAATGAAAATGATTCCTTGTTCATCAAGAGTTGAACACTAGCAGTGAGTAAAGAGTCACATCAGCGGGGGTTGCATTTACAAAACGTTTATTTTCCCGAACCATCTTTGTGATAGAAAAAATACACGACAACTTTTCATTTAGACAATGACCAACAGTAATGTGACGTAAGTTTCAGGAATCTGTCAACATCCGTAAGAACCGTCATGCAATTCCCTCATCGATTGTGACGTCATAAAGTACCAGCGGCGTTTTAGTGTAGAAATGTGCATTTTATACATAATTCGTGTTTTTAGTTCTCAGCCCAGCCTGTTATAATCTACATGAATGCACCGCCAAAATTACAATATCGGCCAATTATATGTCTTTTgcatatcttttttatttttatgttggcttGTTTGCTTAAAAAAATTGGATTAAATTTCAAAAGCCTGTTTCCAAGCCAGCATCAAGGTTGTGCAAACAATATCAAGGGATATTAGCAGGGGAATTAAGGGTGCTTGTAAACCGGCATCGAGTagtagtctttttttttccaaTCCGGCGAATTAAAGATGCGCAGAAGCCGCCAGGGGCCCATTTGGCTTCAACCCCTGCTGCACCCTCTTGTGAACTTTTTTTGCGGTCCACCAGTGATGGATGGAGCAAATTCTAGTTCTTTTCAGTTCCCACAGCCACCGATACCAATTTCTTGCTTGTACCGGTTTGTTAAAGTGTTCGCTTTTCGGGTGAGTTTCGCCAGTACCGTGTGCAGTCCGTTTAGGTGAAAATGAAACATCTTCTCCAAATCCTCATCGTTCGGCTCGATGCGAGACATCTCCAGGGCCGACGTCATGCCATGCTTTTCCTTGCGCCTCTCATCGGCTTGAAGCACACCCCATTCGATATCGGTTTTAATTGATTTGAGGAGCACATAAGAGCCATACATGTCTCCATCCTGGAAGGAGTTCACCTCTTTCTCCCCCTCCTGTTCCAATGGGACATCCCTCAACAAACTTGGCACCATGATCGTCTGGTCCATGTTGTTCACAGCACCAATAAACCGGTTCATGGAATTGAATAGGGAGTTTTTTTGGTTGTACGAGTCGCAGATTTGCATCATCTTTGCTGTCCTATCGACCTGGATGTTCTTGATGTAGAACGAGGAGAAGCAATAGTCGTAGGGCTGGATGGTCCAGATAGATATAACGGAGAGTTTATCAATTATTATTCTTTGAGCGCTTCACTAAATTGAGTTTGTGAAAGCGCAGGTGGATTTAAAGCAAGGGCGTGGCTTTCACACGTCAATGGAACGTGTAACCAGGTCGTAACCGGATAATGTGACCTGAAATAACACACAACCTTGAAAGATTAATGGCGATGCACACAATattatataatcaaaataaatatcagTTTGAAATTTATAAAATGAGGTAGAGAAGGCAAGAAGTAGAAGAATATGCTACTaatcttattttcttcttcttcagaatATGTACAAGCATggcttaaaatacataaatatacaaactAAGTATTTAAAGTAAAACTAAATCAGATCTAATTTAAATTCGTATTAAAAACTGTATTCTAAACGCGCATTATATGCTTCCCGACACTCCTTGATTTCATGACGGAAAAGCCGGCCGGCAAACTAAGCGTCAATCTATCGAGACTGACAAATAACACAGGCTTCTAAATACCCACCTTTGCTGATATATGCCTTCCCTTAAATCCGAAAACGTCCGGCAAAGTGCAAAGAAACCGGTGATAAAGTCGCTGAAAGATAACAGACTCGTCTAGCAACCGACGGAGAGTGAGGCCGCGTGTAGCTCTATGGcgcttatgaatattcatgagatgaagCATCAGCCCACAACCGCTCAGCCGCtcttggccaatcagaagccagtCGCCAGGAGGACGGCGCCTCTCGACAGCCAATCAGAGGTCAGTAAGGAAACCGGCAACGTGCCAAGGCTGCAGCTCACGGTCAAAGAGACGACAGTGAACTAGAAGAATAGAGGACGGGGGAACTACCGGATTGATGATAGTAGCCTACACTCACAGTGCCAGAACGGAATCTTTCGATTTTATTTTCACTTCCCATTCTTAGATGTCGAATAccaaacataatataaaaaaactatatttttgtatCTGTAAATGGTGCTTTCTGATCTAAACACGTTTTTCGAGGCTAATTAAGAACTGAAGAAATATTATTCGGTGTGCCAAACACAGAAAAATTGCTCTTCACATCATCAGAAAGGTATTTTATGAAAGCTGAAATCTAACCCCCTaataaaacatactaaaacataacacagtatataatttacatagttatactttcataaaaaaattaaaaggttatTTCTAAAGAGAATGTATGCCAAGCCTGCACAGATCAGTGGAATTATGCAAATTATAAAAACTTGCAAATATgggttttaaatgataaaatgaggATAATGTATCGGCCACTTCACTATCTAAT
This DNA window, taken from Carassius auratus strain Wakin chromosome 47, ASM336829v1, whole genome shotgun sequence, encodes the following:
- the LOC113064752 gene encoding mid1-interacting protein 1-B-like, producing the protein MMQICDSYNQKNSLFNSMNRFIGAVNNMDQTIMVPSLLRDVPLEQEGEKEVNSFQDGDMYGSYVLLKSIKTDIEWGVLQADERRKEKHGMTSALEMSRIEPNDEDLEKMFHFHLNGLHTVLAKLTRKANTLTNRYKQEIGIGGCGN